The DNA region CGCCGAACACATTTCAGGCACCGAACGGCGAGCGGCAGCGGCCGAGCGCGATGCCGTCGACCGGTTCACGGCGGCGTTTCTCGCCGAGCGCGTCGGCGCGTCGATGCCGGGGCGGATCAGCGGCGTAACCCGCTTCGGGTTGTTCATAACCCTTGATGAGTCCGGCGCCGACGGCCTCGTTCCGATCAGCACCCTGCCCGACGAGTACTACGTCCACGAGGAGGCGTCGCACCGTTTGATTGGTCGGGCGCAGGGCATCGCCTTTCGTCTTTGGCGATCGCGTCGAGACGCGATTGATCGAGGCCAATCCGCTCACCGGCGGTATCCTGCTCGAACTTATGGGGTGGAATCCGCGAACCGAACCGGCGCGGGGCGCCCCCAAGGTGTCACGCTCCCGAAGACGTCACGCCCGGTGCGTCGGCGCCGCTAAGGGCGGAGATTCGCTGCATGTCTGACTTCGTCCCGCTACCCGCGATCGCCGAATTTATCTTCGAACAGGCAAGTTTCCCCGCCGCCCATGCGTCGACGATCGCCAGCACGACGGATAGCCGCGTCGCGGCCTGGTTCGGCGGCACGCGCGAGGACACCGCGATGTCGGTATCTGGGTCGCCCGTAAGGAGGGCGCTCACTGGGTGCACCCGATCGAGGTCGCCGACGGCCGCATCGCCTTCCGCCGCCGCGTCCCGTGCTGGAATCCGGTGCTGTTTCAGCCACGCCTGGGACCGCTCTTGCTTTTCTACAAGCTTGGGCCGAGTCCCAGCCGCTGGTGGGGCATGATGGCGACTTCCACCGACGGCGGCCGCACCTGGAGCGATTCGCGCCCACTTCCCCGGGGCATCCTCGACCGATCAAGAACAAGCCGATCGAGTGCGCCGACGGACGCTTGCTCTGCCCGTCCTCCGATGAGCAGGGACGCTGGCGCGTGCACGTCGAATTCTACGATCCCGCGAGCGATGGCTGGCACCGAGGTCCATCGTTGAACGACGGACGGACCTTCGCCGCGATCCAGCCGTGCCTGCTCACCCACCCCGGCGGCGAGACGCAGATGCTGTGCCGGACCCGGCAGGCGACGATTGGCTCATGCCGATCGCAGGACGGCGGAAAAACGTGGTCGCCCCTGGAAGCAAGCGAACTACCCAATCCCGACAGCGGAATCGACGCGGTGAACTTGGCGTCAGGCCACGTGCTGCTCGTCTACAACCACAGTCAGACAGGACGCTCGCCCCTCAACCTTGCCATCAGCAGCGACGGCAAACACTGGTCGGCGGTGGGCGTCCTCGAAGACGAACCCGGCGAATTTTCGTATCCGGCGATCATCATGGACACCGCCGGACGGGTGCACGTCACCTACACCTGGAACCGGCGGCGTATCCGCCATGTCGCGTTTCTCGCCGAGGACATCCGCCCGCTGCCGATGGAGCATGGAATGTGGCCCGCCGGTGCGCCGAAACTGGGTGCGCCAAAACTGCCCCCGTCGCCACCTAAGCTGAGCCGTCTTCGCCGGCGGTGGCGAGCAGCCGTCAAGCCACCCGAGATGCGATAAAATAGATCAGCGCGCCGCCCAGGCGACCATGGCGGCGATGCTGGAAATCAGCAGAATCCCGCAAACGACGGGAACAACAACATCCGGGTAGTCCGAGGCAATCGCGACACCTTTCCACTCGTCCGCCCGGAACCGGCCTCCGCCCGCAGCGTTGATCTCGCGGGTGCTTTGATCCCCTTTGCTCTTCCCCTTCAGCACCTGATCTCCGGGGCGGTCGATCTCCGGCCGCCCCCTTTTTCCGCGCGCGTCAGGGGCGATGAGAGATGTTCCCGCGCGATGATCCTTAAGGCGGTTCAAGTCCGCCGGCTCAGAACAGCGTACCGATTCCCGCGAGCCCGTTTTCGCCGACGGTCAAGGTGAATTGCGGCGCGTGATCCTTGGAGTCGGGCCCGCCGTAGATCTCGAATTCCGATACGGCGCGCGGCGGATTGATCGCAACGCCGGTTTCGTCCCACGAAAACAAGAGCGCCGGAAACGTCAGCGCGTTGAAGCCGTCCGAGGGATATTTCCAGGCGTTGAACGTTACACGGCCGTTGACGCAAGCGACCGCGGTCCAGAAGAAATCCTCGGAGCGCAGGTAAAGGCCCTTCGGCGCCGGCTGGAAAAAGCCGCTGGTCACCAGTCTTTCGTCGAGCGCGTCGATGTCGCGCGCCGACAGCGTGCCGCGCGCCTTTCGTCCAGCGAACGGCGCGAGAATATCGAGCGGATCACCGATGATCGCGCCCGGATCCAAGGTCACGTCGCTGAGATCCGACGGCCCCAGCACCCGCGCGCGCAGGACGAAACCGCCGCCCTGGCTCGCCGGTGCGATGTCGTAGGTTCGCGCCTGCTTGATATAGATTCCATTGTAAACAAAGCGATAGAGATCGGTTGAGCCCTTCGCGCAGCGCGCGCGGATATCATCGCCGTTAATGTAGCTGAACCAGGTGAAGCGCTGAGACAGCGCGTCGTCATGGCCTGCGTAGCTGCACGACGACAAGACCGCCGCCAGCGCGACGACGGCGCCACGGGCAACGCGCGAAATACATCTAATAATTGCATAACTCATTTCGCGGTCATCCCTCTCATCCCTGCGCCTCGGCCTGGACGCATTAGCGTGGTCCGCAGATGTTCGCTGATTTGCCACAATTATACCGCCTTGACGGTATTTATTTCCCGTGATGCCCTCGAAAGTGGCATTATGACAACGATTTCTACATAGTTTAGCGGTTAAGGTTACAACCGCTTCCGCCTTCGCTCCAGTGGACCAGGGTCCCATGAAACAGGTTACACGCACGAGTTGTGATAAGCGTCACAGTTTTCCGCGCCGCGAATCAATATCTTTAGCGGGAAATTACCAGGATGTCGCAAGGAAAATGGGCGCGATTCCACCACAGATTGTTGCGGATTTCTACGATGCGAGCCTTGATGCGGCCGGCTGGCCGCAGGCGCTGTTCGCCATAGCGGAATGGTGCAAGGCCGACGCGGCGTTCCTGCTGAACCACGACTTCGGCACGGGAACGGGCGCGATCGAGCGGGCGATCGGCATCGGTGCCGACGCGCAGGCGAGCTATCGCCACCACCACGGCAAGGCGAATGCGTGGCTGCAGGCAGAGCACTTCTTTCGCGGTGCAAACGCCGTCGT from Rhodospirillales bacterium includes:
- a CDS encoding exo-alpha-sialidase, with amino-acid sequence MHVEFYDPASDGWHRGPSLNDGRTFAAIQPCLLTHPGGETQMLCRTRQATIGSCRSQDGGKTWSPLEASELPNPDSGIDAVNLASGHVLLVYNHSQTGRSPLNLAISSDGKHWSAVGVLEDEPGEFSYPAIIMDTAGRVHVTYTWNRRRIRHVAFLAEDIRPLPMEHGMWPAGAPKLGAPKLPPSPPKLSRLRRRWRAAVKPPEMR
- a CDS encoding exo-alpha-sialidase → MVRRHARGHRDVGIWVARKEGAHWVHPIEVADGRIAFRRRVPCWNPVLFQPRLGPLLLFYKLGPSPSRWWGMMATSTDGGRTWSDSRPLPRGILDRSRTSRSSAPTDACSARPPMSRDAGACTSNSTIPRAMAGTEVHR